ATCCCGGCGACACCGAGACCCAGCCCGTGCTTGCTCAGGTGGAGACCGGTCGCGACCAGCCCGACGACGCCGAACAGCACCGGGAGCCATCGCGGCCCCCTCGTCACCGACCACGCCGCGATCATCCCGACGTTGCCCAGCAGGAACACCAGCGCAGCGCCGAGCACGTGCAGGTTCTCGTCGACGTCGGCCGGCGCGATGCCGACCAGGCAGCACCCGATCGCGGCAGCGAGCAGCAGGTACCTGGCCACCCTTCCGCGCCCGCCCCCGCGCAGTCCGAACACCGCCCCGATCCCGATCAGGACGCCGTTGGCGACGAAGACCGCGTTCATCACCGCGTGCCACGGCGAGCACACGTATCGCGCCGGATCACCCCAGGTGCGGCAGGACACCATGCCCAAGTCGCTGATGTTGTTGTCCGCCCAGCTGAACGACGTGGTCCAGGCGGACTGCACCACGAGCTGCCCGGCGAAGAACGCCGTGCCGGCCGCGGCGAGGGCCAGGCCGCCGAGGAGTCGAGAACGGTTCACCGGTGAAGCTCCCTTCGGTACGAGCACTAGGGGAATCCCACCAGCGGCCCGCCGGAAATTCACGGGCCCCAGCTCCCCGGTCGGGGTAGGCCTGACCCTACGTTCAGCACGAGCGGCTCTCCGACGAGCCGGGCGGATGGTAGGAGGCCATGAGTGAGCAGGCGAATCGTGTTGGTGACGGCCACCGAGCTACCCGGGCCGGACGTGGAGCTACCGGTACTGCGGGCCGCCGCCGACCGAGCCGGGCTGGTCGCCGAGATCGCCGCCTGGGACGACCCGACCGTGGCCTGGGACCGCTACGACGCCGCGCTGATCCGGTCGACGTGGAACTACTTCGACAAGGTCGAGCAGTTCCAGGACTGGGCGGACGCCGTCAGCGGCGTGACCCGCCTGGTCAACAGCGCGGCCACCATCCGCTGGAACTCGGTCAAGACCTACCTCGGAGACCTGCTGGCCGCAGGCGTCCCCACCGTGCCGACCACGTACCTGCCGCCCGGCGAGCCGATTCCGCTCCCCCGCTACGACGACTTCGTGGTCAAGCCGACGGTCGGGGGCGGAGCGCGCGGAGCACGGCGGTTCCGGTCGGCGGACGCCCAGGAGGCGCCGGAACACGTCGCCGCGCTGCACGCGCAGGGGTTCACCGCGATGGTGCAGCCGTACCAGAAGCGGGTCGACACCGACGGCGAGCGCGCGATCGTCTACTTCGGCGGCGAGTTCAGCCACGCGATCGTCAAAGGTCCGGTGCTCTCCGCGACCACCGGCGTCCGGGACGCGGAACCCCACCCGAATCCGCGTCCATACGAACCCAGTGACGCCGAGCACGCGGTGGCACGCGCGGCGCTCGCGGCAGCTCCGGAGGCCCCGCTCTACGGCCGGCTGGACCTGGTACTGGACGACGCCGGGGCGCCGATCGTGATGGAGGCCGAGCTGATCGAGCCGCACCTGTTCCTGGGCTTCGCCCCGGGAGCGGACGACGCGCTGATGTCAGCTTTAAAGCACTTGCCGGGCTGGTGACGATTGGACCGTGAAGGTGATGTTCCGGCGGCTGCCCGACCACGAGTGGGGTCACGTTCTGATCGAGCGTGACGACCACGTGGTGTACCGGATGCATGCCGGGCCGATCACCGCCGAGATCCCGCACGACCTGGTGCACTTCACGGTCGAGGACACGCTGGGTATCGCGGACGGGATCTGGGGCGCGATAGCCGGCGGTGTGGTGTTCCGCAGCATGACCCACGTCTCGGGACGTCGTCCGCCGCACGCGGCCGAGCGGTCGATCGAGCTGATCCGGGCGCACCGGGACCGGCTGCAGCGCGCCGAGCTGATCGGCGGGTTCGTCGAGTCGGCGGCGCACCAGGAGGACGCCGACCGCAGCTCGCTCTACCGGCTGTCGTTCTCCACGCTCGCCGATCCGCCGGACGTGCCCGCGGTCGAGCGCGCGGTGACCGCCCTCCAGCGCGCGGAGGAGCGCTGGCGCGCGCTCCCGATCGGCGCCGACCTGACGCTCACCTGGCCCGGGAATCGTCGCCTCCCCGCGGTGCCCTTGAACAAGCGACTGTCCCGCGGCAAGGCTCGCGCCCGCCGCGGGCACTGAGGCCCGAAGGTCGGGGCAGGACAGCAAAGAGTGGTGTGGGCGCCTGCCCACACCACTCCGAGCTGTCACTGCGTCTTCGACGTCACCGCGTCGGCGGGCCGGTGGGCTGCGGGCCCTCGCCGGCCGGGAGGCCGCCCGGCGCCGTCGCGTCTTCCCGCTTCTCGTGCAGCGAACGAGCCTCCGGCGCCTTCGTCACGTCGAGCTGGGGCAGCACCTTGTCGGCGAACGCGTCCAGGAACGGGTCGAGGTCCTGTCCGACGTGGTGGAGGTAGATCCCGTCCACGCCCAACGCTGCATACTCGGCCAACCATGCGGTGTGCTGCCCGAGGTCGGCGCTGACGTTCACGACCTTCCGCACCTGGTCGATGCCGACCTGCTCGGACACCACGTCGAAGTGATCGGTCATCTCCAGGTCCCAGCAGACCGGGGGCGGGAACACGTTGCTCCGCCACTGCTCCAGCGCGATCGCCTCGGCTTCCTCCTCGGTCTGCGCCCAGCTGAGGTGGATCTGGAGGTTGATCGGCCCCTTCCCACCGGCGCCGCGGTAGGCGTCGATCATCTTCCGGAGCTGTTCGACCGGGGCGCCGACCGTGATCAGCCCGTCCGCCCACTCCGCGCACCAGCGCGCGGTCTCGACGCTCACCGCCGCACCGACCAGCGCCGGCTCCACCTCCGGACGGGTCCACAGCCGGGCCCGGTCGACGGTGACCAGACCGCTGTGGCTGACCTCCTCACCGGCGAACAGCGCCCGGATGATCTCGACGCACTCGCGCAGCCGGGCGTTCCGGACGTCCTTGCGCGGCCACGGCTCGCCGGTGATGTGCTCGTTGCTCGCCTCGCCGGAGCCGAGCGCCGCCCAGAACCTTCCCGGGAACATCGCCCCGAGCGTGCTGATGGCCTGCGCGATGATCGCCGGGTGGTAGCGCTGCCCCGGTGCGTTCACCACGCCGAACGGCAGGTCGGTTGCTTGCAGCGCGGCGCCGAGCCACGACCACGCGAACGCGGAGTGGCCCTGTCGGGCGCTCCACGGTGAGAAGTGGTCGGACGACATCGCTGCGGTGAACCCGAGCCGTTCCGCTTTGGCCACGGCTGCCAGCAGGTCGGACGGGTGGAGCTGCTCGTGGGACGCGTGCACGCCGTAGACAGTCATGTCCCGTCAGGTACCCCGGCGGAGCCACTCGTCGAACGTCAACACTCCGGCGACGCCGTCGGTGCCGCCCAACTGACCGGAGCGCATCATCCGGCCGATCGAGCCGGGCAGCCGCAGCGGGACGACGATTCCCCGCTGGCCGCGCGCCTTCAGCGTTCGGCGCGCCATGTCGACGACGTTCTCGACCCGCGGTCCGTGCAGGTCGGGCGCCCGACCCGACGGCCCGGCCTCCACCGCGTCCGCCAGCGCTTCGCCGACCTCGGAGACCGCGACCGGCCGGGTCACCATCGACGGGACCGCCACCAGCGGTCCGAGCTTGATGCGGTCGGCCAGCTGTCCGGCGAACTCGTGGAACTGCGTGGCGCGGAGGATCGTGTACGGCACCGACCCGCCGGCGACCGCCCCCTCCTGTGCGACCTTGGCGCGGTAGTAGCCGAAGGTCGAGCCGTCGATCGCGACGATCGACAGCAGCACGTGGTGTCGAACGCCCGCGGCTTCCTCGGCCGCCAGCAGACGCTCGGTGGCGCCGACGAACGCCTTCCGCGCGACCTCGTACGACTGGCTCGTGACGTTGTACGTGTCCACCACCGCGTCGACGCCGGTCATCGCCTCCTTCAGGCCGGCGCCGGTGCTCAGGTCACCGCGGTAGCCGGTCGCGCCGGGCACGTCGGTCGTACCCGAGCGGCTCAGCGCCCGTACGTGGTGGCCGCGTGCGGCCAGTGCCACTGCGGCGGCCCGTCCAGCTGCTCCGGTACCGCCCACCACCAGGACGTCCATCGTCGTTCCTCCTCCGTCGGGGTGTTACCCCTGCTGGACGGGGCGACGCCCGTGAACGTGACGGGCCGTCGCGGTGACGCCGGACACAGCGTCGCGCCGTCAGACGCCTTCGGCGAGGGACGCGGCGAGGTCGGGTTCGAACACACCAGCAGCGGCGGCACACCCGTCCGCCTCGCCCGGACGCTTCACCCAGAGGTACGCGGCGACCTGGTCGTCGCCGGTCTCCAGCGTCGGGTACTCCCCGAGCTTGCGCCCGTCCGGGTCGCACCACTCGTCACCCTCGGCCGCGCCCGCGCCGTTGCGCGACGTGTCGATGACGATCTTCTTCCCGTCGACGCCGAGCTCGTCCAGGATCGCCTTGCCGTACCCGATCTCGTCGTCGGTGGGCCGGAAGTTCGACACGTTCAGGGCGATCCCCGAGCCGTACTCCTCCGCACCGGCCGCCGCCAGGCGCTTCGCCATCTCTTCCGGCTTCTTCCAACCGGAGTTACCGGCGTCGTAGTAGACCTGCGCCTGCGACGCCCGGTCGGTGATCGTCTTCGCCGCGTACTCGATCATCTCGTTGCGGGCGGCGCGCTTCGCGTCGTCGAGGCAGTCGTGCTGGGCCAGGGCGTCCGGTTCGAGCACGACGATCGAGGGGTCCGGGCCGAGCCCGGCGGCGAAGCCGTCGATCCACGCACGGTAGGCGTCGGCGTCCGGGGAGCCGCCCTTGCTCGCGCCACCGCAGTCGCGCTCCGGGATCGCGTACGCCACGAAGACCGGCACCTCGCCGGCTGCCTTCGCCGCGGCGGCGGTCTTCGCGACCTGCGATTGCGCCTTCGCCGGGTCGTCACCCCCGGTGACCCAGATCGCCTGCGGCACCCAGGCGATCTTCTCCTCGATCACCGCAGCCCTCGGGTCGCCCTGGTTCTCCTGTACCCAGGCGGCCGCCTGGCCGCCGTCGTCGTGGAGCGACCCCTCGAGCTTCGGCACGGTGATCGACCGGCGCTCGGCGTCGGACGAGTCGTCGCCGGACAGCCAGAATGCCGCGATCACGGCGCCGAGGCCGACGACGCAGACCCCGACGATCGCGACCACCACCAGGACGTTCCGGTGCCGCTGCATTCACTTCCTCCCGGCCGTCGCTCCGACGGTCCCCTGTGGACGCTCAGTACAAAATGTGCCTGGCACGACCCTTCCAGGCTACGAACCGAGAGCAAGCGGGCCGGTGATCGTGACATATCTGGTTAACTCCTACCCGCCGTGAACGTCCCGGGGCTCCGCCACGTAGTGCCCCTTACCGGCCGGTGGCGCGGTCGACCGGTAGCCGCTGCGCTGCCGGCCGGCCATTGCGAGACACTGCCTGACACCCTGACAACTTCCGTGCAACGTTCTGCAATGCGAGGAGTGGCGTGAACCCGGTCGCGAGCCCTACGTGTGAGGAGGGCGTCGTCGAGGCGCTCGGGTGGCACGGAACGCCGTTGGGCGGCGTCCGCGTGCCGGACGCCGAGCTGACCGTGGTGGCCTCGCTCGACGACGACGGGCAGCCGATGCCGACCGGGGTGCTGGTGCCGGTCGCCGGATCGTGGCGGCACGCGCTCTCGATCGCCCGGGCGTGCCTGGCGTTCGCTCCGGCCGCGCTGGTGCTCCCCGAGCCGCCGAGCGAGCTCTGTCTGCTGGAGTGCGGCTACGCGGACGTGGGCATCGTGGTCGACGGCGAGGTCGTGCTGCCCGCGCGGCCGCGGCGGCCGGTGCGCTCCACCCGGCGGGCGATGGACCGCACGCTGGAGCGCGAGCTCAACCGAGTGCTCAGTGGGTCGTCAGCTCGGTGAAGATCGCGTCGACGTCCTTCTTCGTGAAGGCGCCGACGATCTGCACTTTCCCGGCGGAGATCGTCTGGCTGACCTCCGGCGCGGCCAGTACCGTGCGGCCGAGCACCAGCGCGAGCCGCTTCCCGACGTGCTGGGACGTCAGCGCACGGAACGCCACCGTGTCCGCGCTCGAGAACCGCACCTCGACCAGCCACCGGCCGTCGCGGAGTGCGGTGTTCACGCGTTCGACCATCGTGACGGTCATGCCGCCCGAACCGAGCGTGAAGCACCCGTCGTCGGCGGTTCGCCCCGGAGTGCCGCTGCCCTTGCAGCCGCCCGGTGTGACGCTGCGGACCGGCACGATCCGTAACGGCTCCCCCAGCGCGCCGGTGTAACTCTGCGCGGCCGACTCCGCCGGAGCCGGATCGGACGAGCGCCAGAACGCCAGCCCCGCGACCAGGATCGTCACCATCGCGACGATCAGCAGCACCACCGAGCCCCCAACGAGGGACAGCACCGTCCGCCGGCCGCTGTCCGACTGCACCCCGATCCGGTGCTCGATCGACGCCACCGCATCGGACCCACCGGACAGCGTGGGCCGAGGCTCAGCCGTCACGGCCCGCGCCGCCGGTTCGGTCACGTGATCCACCCGAACACTCCGTTCCTCTTCGGCCCCATCCTGCACACACCCTGCTCGACGTGCTCCACCGACCACCCAA
Above is a genomic segment from Cryptosporangium minutisporangium containing:
- a CDS encoding DUF998 domain-containing protein translates to MNRSRLLGGLALAAAGTAFFAGQLVVQSAWTTSFSWADNNISDLGMVSCRTWGDPARYVCSPWHAVMNAVFVANGVLIGIGAVFGLRGGGRGRVARYLLLAAAIGCCLVGIAPADVDENLHVLGAALVFLLGNVGMIAAWSVTRGPRWLPVLFGVVGLVATGLHLSKHGLGLGVAGMERLAVFPLFVWFLVEGALIVRAARRRIPSERADAAGVA
- a CDS encoding TIGR03885 family FMN-dependent LLM class oxidoreductase; the encoded protein is MTVYGVHASHEQLHPSDLLAAVAKAERLGFTAAMSSDHFSPWSARQGHSAFAWSWLGAALQATDLPFGVVNAPGQRYHPAIIAQAISTLGAMFPGRFWAALGSGEASNEHITGEPWPRKDVRNARLRECVEIIRALFAGEEVSHSGLVTVDRARLWTRPEVEPALVGAAVSVETARWCAEWADGLITVGAPVEQLRKMIDAYRGAGGKGPINLQIHLSWAQTEEEAEAIALEQWRSNVFPPPVCWDLEMTDHFDVVSEQVGIDQVRKVVNVSADLGQHTAWLAEYAALGVDGIYLHHVGQDLDPFLDAFADKVLPQLDVTKAPEARSLHEKREDATAPGGLPAGEGPQPTGPPTR
- a CDS encoding SDR family oxidoreductase translates to MDVLVVGGTGAAGRAAAVALAARGHHVRALSRSGTTDVPGATGYRGDLSTGAGLKEAMTGVDAVVDTYNVTSQSYEVARKAFVGATERLLAAEEAAGVRHHVLLSIVAIDGSTFGYYRAKVAQEGAVAGGSVPYTILRATQFHEFAGQLADRIKLGPLVAVPSMVTRPVAVSEVGEALADAVEAGPSGRAPDLHGPRVENVVDMARRTLKARGQRGIVVPLRLPGSIGRMMRSGQLGGTDGVAGVLTFDEWLRRGT
- a CDS encoding glycoside hydrolase family 6 protein — its product is MQRHRNVLVVVAIVGVCVVGLGAVIAAFWLSGDDSSDAERRSITVPKLEGSLHDDGGQAAAWVQENQGDPRAAVIEEKIAWVPQAIWVTGGDDPAKAQSQVAKTAAAAKAAGEVPVFVAYAIPERDCGGASKGGSPDADAYRAWIDGFAAGLGPDPSIVVLEPDALAQHDCLDDAKRAARNEMIEYAAKTITDRASQAQVYYDAGNSGWKKPEEMAKRLAAAGAEEYGSGIALNVSNFRPTDDEIGYGKAILDELGVDGKKIVIDTSRNGAGAAEGDEWCDPDGRKLGEYPTLETGDDQVAAYLWVKRPGEADGCAAAAGVFEPDLAASLAEGV
- a CDS encoding SecDF P1 head subdomain-containing protein yields the protein MDHVTEPAARAVTAEPRPTLSGGSDAVASIEHRIGVQSDSGRRTVLSLVGGSVVLLIVAMVTILVAGLAFWRSSDPAPAESAAQSYTGALGEPLRIVPVRSVTPGGCKGSGTPGRTADDGCFTLGSGGMTVTMVERVNTALRDGRWLVEVRFSSADTVAFRALTSQHVGKRLALVLGRTVLAAPEVSQTISAGKVQIVGAFTKKDVDAIFTELTTH